From Rutidosis leptorrhynchoides isolate AG116_Rl617_1_P2 chromosome 3, CSIRO_AGI_Rlap_v1, whole genome shotgun sequence, a single genomic window includes:
- the LOC139897005 gene encoding uncharacterized protein, protein MWRNLCNRPSINKLKSLADRKLYKQTQFLSQIRHFELYPYHNSSFGVKGIRQNCILGDSNYGSFSISLGLLLGYYKGSASSSAAAEEIVSTEEEDTDDILELVHNLNKEINVFEMKSNDLDNLKQPELVKGENCGAYADIMPESLKNEYGFQHSKVSQLVIAHSLASQRRLKSLRSSFIQMLQEDGAGSGPSNCELLSLNFKGWDANEIVWDMLAFAYAKLEMVHDALYVIAKMKDLNIPPSILTYNSLLYNLRHSNIILDVYNDIKESGVHTSKQTNSILIDALCKQSMMQEAVTHLHETSDVVSFNTIMSGFSKLGFVDIAQSILCLMLKFGVHPDAYSYNILINGLCLAGSIEDALKLTYDMDKHGVGPNKVTYNTISKGFRVLGIINGALNSIQQMMINGLKPDSITYTLLICGYCQAGKVEESLKLRDEMISNGFNLNYISYSVLVSSLCKIGCVEKALFLLYEMEIVGLKPDDVMYSIVIYHLCKQGDIQTASKLYVEMFSKKIFPATFSQRAILIGLCGTRSLSEARMYFDTLSSNCDNRDIVLYNIMINKYAKLGMTCETLHLFDKIIEKGINPTIVTFNSLIYGFCKSRQLNEALRTFDNIRDHGLVPNVITYTTLMNFFGEERNLRAMRDLEVQMVANGVEPNCVTYTVIIKSLCIQWKLKESLIVLNEMFSRGLYPDEVSYNILIQRFCKARKIRKAFELHNKMITRDLKPDAITYNILINGLCVYGNLHDADKLFMNLRKGNFRLTKAAYTILIKAHCVKGDVNRALVVFFEMMKMGFNVTIRDYSSIINRLCKRRLTNEAKIFFSLIFVNGVFPDHQLYTVMLYALRLAGDFRSVDELVPNMIKLGLDIS, encoded by the exons ATGTGGAGAAACCTATGTAACCGACCTTCAATTAACAAGCTAAAATCCCTTGCTGACAGAAAACTATACAAACAAACCCAATTTCTTTCACAAATTAGACATTTTGAGCTATACCCATATCATAATTCATCATTTGGAGTCAAGGGTATTCGACAAAATTGTATCTTGGGTGATTCTAATTATGGAAGTTTTAGCATTTCTCTAGGTTTATTACTTGGGTATTATAAGGGTTCTGCTAGTAGTTCAGCTGCTGCTGAAGAGATTGTATCTACAGAAGAAGAAGATACTGATGACATTCTAGAATTGGTACACAATTTGAATAAGGAGATCAATGTGTTTGAAATGAAAAGTAACGATTTAGATAACTTGAAACAGCCGGAATTGGTGAAAGGGGAGAATTGTGGGGCGTATGCTGACATAATGCCGGAATCGTTGAAGAATGAGTACGGATTTCAGCATTCGAAAGTTTCTCAGCTTGTTATTGCTCATTCGTTGGCTAGTCAAAGACGGCTTAAGTCGTTGCGTTCGAGTTTCATTCAAATGCTGCAAGAAGATG GCGCTGGCTCAGGGCCTTCAAATTGTGAGCTGCTTTCGTTGAATTTTAAGGGTTGGGATGCTAATGAAATTGTTTGGGACATGTTGGCATTTGCGTACGCTAAATTAGAGATGGTTCATGATGCTCTTTACGTTATAGCTAAGATGAAAGATTTGAATATTCCGCCATCAATATTGACTTACAACAGCTTATTATATAACTTAAGACACTCTAATATCATCTTGGACGTGTACAACGACATCAAAGAAAGTGGGGTCCACACGAGCAAACAGACAAATTCCATACTTATAGACGCCTTGTGTAAACAATCTATGATGCAAGAAGCGGTGACCCATCTTCACGAAACAAGCGATGTTGTTTCGTTCAATACTATTATGTCAGGTTTCTCTAAGTTGGGTTTCGTTGATATCGCGCAATCGATTTTGTGTTTAATGTTGAAGTTTGGAGTACATCCTGATGCATACAGTTATAATATTCTTATTAATGGGTTATGTTTAGCGGGTTCAATTGAAGATGCGTTGAAATTGACATACGACATGGATAAACATGGTGTGGGGCCCAATAAAGTAACATACAACACGATATCTAAAGGTTTTCGTGTACTCGGTATAATAAACGGGGCACTTAATTCGATTCAACAAATGATGATAAACGGGTTGAAGCCCGATAGTATTACATATACGTTACTTATATGCGGGTATTGCCAGGCTGGCAAAGTTGAGGAAAGCCTTAAATTGCGAGACGAGATGATTTCAAATGGATTTAATCTAAATTATATATCGTATAGCGTTTTGGTGAGTAGTTTATGTAAGATTGGTTGTGTTGAGAAAGCTTTGTTTTTGTTGTATGAGATGGAAATAGTCGGTTTGAAACCCGATGATGTCATGTATTCGATCGTCATATATCATCTTTGCAAACAAGGTGACATTCAAACGGCGAGTAAACTTTACGTTGAAATGTTTAGTAAGAAGATATTTCCGGCTACGTTTTCTCAACGGGCGATTTTGATTGGCCTCTGTGGGACCCGATCGTTATCGGAGGCAAGGATGTATTTTGATACGTTATCTAGTAATTGCGATAATCGGGATATTGTTCTTTACAATATCATGATCAATAAATACGCGAAACTCGGTATGACTTGTGAAACTCTACATTTGTTTGATAAGATAATAGAGAAAGGGATTAATCCTACTATTGTCACGTTTAATTCTTTAATCTATGGATTTTGCAAAAGTAGACAATTAAACGAGGCGTTAAGGACCTTCGATAACATTAGGGATCATGGATTAGTACCTAATGTTATAACGTACACGACACTTATGAATTTTTTTGGTGAAGAGCGAAATTTACGAGCGATGCGTGATTTGGAGGTGCAAATGGTAGCGAATGGTGTAGAACCGAATTGTGTTACGTATACGGTAATTATAAAGAGTCTTTGTATACAATGGAAGCTTAAAGAATCTTTAATTGTTCTTAATGAAATGTTTTCGCGAGGTTTGTATCCCGATGAAGTTTCGTATAACATTTTAATCCAACGTTTTTGTAAAGCGCGTAAAATACGAAAAGCGTTTGAGTTACATAACAAAATGATAACACGGGATTTGAAGCCGGATGCGATTACGTATAATATTCTTATTAATGGTTTGTGTGTGTATGGTAATTTACATGATGCCGATAAGTTGTTTATGAATTTAAGGAAGGGTAATTTTCGGTTAACAAAAGCCGCTTATACTATACTTATTAAAGCACATTGTGTAAAGGGGGATGTGAATAGAGCATTGGTTGTGTTTTTTGAAATGATGAAGATGGGATTTAATGTAACGATCAGAGATTATAGTTCGATTATTAATCGATTGTGCAAAAGACGATTAACGAATGAAGCTAAGATTTTTTTCAGTTTGATTTTTGTTAATGGCGTTTTTCCTGATCATCAGCTTTATACGGTGATGTTGTACGCGTTACGTTTAGCTGGTGATTTCCGTTCGGTAGACGAGCTCGTCCCTAATATGATTAAGCTTGGCTTAGATATTTCTTAA